The following are encoded together in the Juglans microcarpa x Juglans regia isolate MS1-56 chromosome 2D, Jm3101_v1.0, whole genome shotgun sequence genome:
- the LOC121248613 gene encoding serine/threonine protein phosphatase 2A 59 kDa regulatory subunit B' gamma isoform-like — protein MIKQILGKLPRKPSKSSHNDSNNVNDGVLNTHSSLNLFSVPNSVNSSKPTSASSKPSSNGTLAPHSLSMNKSNQGKKSTPVAAQVGPVLASGVYEALPNFQDVSGSEKQSLFIRKLNMCCVTFDFIDVAKNLKEKDIKRQTLLELVGYVTSVTSKFNEVAMQAITKMVTANLFRTLPSPNHDNKASEMYDAEEEEPTMEPAWPHLQIVYEFLLRFVVSPETDAKLAKRYIDQSFVLRLLELFDSEDQRERDYLKTILHRIYGKFMVHRPFIRKAINNIFYRFIFETEKHNGIAEFLEILGSIINGFALPLKEEHKLFLVRALIPLHKPKCVSMYHQQLSYCITQFVEKDAKLADTVIRGLLKYWPITNSSKEVMFLGELEEVLEATQGPEFQRCMVPLFRQIGRCLNSSHFQVSERALFLWNNDHIRNLITQNRNVILPIIYPALERNTRGHWNQAVQSLTLNVSKIFSDADPTLFDECSVKYEEDEVKERETQEKRESTWKRLEDVAASKAVSNEAVLVSRFVSSIAIATTTKPWATAGN, from the exons atgatcaaacaaatacTGGGTAAACTACCTCGAAAACCCTCAAAATCATCCCATAATGATTCGAACAATGTCAATGATGGAGTGCTCAATACTCATTCGTCCTTGAACTTGTTCAGTGTACCGAATTCTGTTAATAGCTCGAAACCCACTTCAGCTTCTTCAAAACCTTCGAGTAATGGGACTCTTGCTCCTCACTCGTTGAGTATGAATAAATCGAATCAAGGGAAAAAATCAACTCCAGTTGCGGCTCAAGTAGGCCCTGTGCTTGCTTCGGGGGTGTATGAGGCCTTGCCAAATTTTCAAGATGTTTCGGGTTCAGAAAAGCAGAGTCTCTTTATTAGGAAACTCAATATGTGTTGTGTTACGTTCGATTTCATTGATGTAGCAAAAAATCTTAAAGAGAAGGATATTAAGCGGCAAACTTTGCTTGAGCTTGTTGGTTATGTGACATCAGTAACTTCGAAGTTCAATGAGGTGGCAATGCAGGCGATTACAAAGATGGTTACAGCCAATTTGTTTCGAACACTTCCATCTCCTAATCATGATAATAAGGCTTCAGAAATGTATGATGCAGAAGAGGAGGAACCGACCATGGAACCCGCATGGCCTCATCTACAGATTGTATACGaatttttattgagatttgtgGTTTCACCGGAGACAGATGCCAAACTTGCTAAAAGATATATTGACCAGTCATTTGTATTGAGATTGCTTGAATTGTTTGATTCTGAGGATCAAAGAGAAAGGGATTACCTAAAAACAATTCTACACCGCATTTATGGGAAGTTCATGGTGCATCGGCCATTCATTCGGAAAGCTATCAATAACATCTTCTATCGGTTCATCTTTGAGACAGAGAAGCACAATGGGATTGCAGAATTTCTTGAAATATTGGGCAGTATAATTAATGGGTTTGCTTTGCCTTTGAAGGAAGAGCACAAGCTGTTCCTTGTCCGAGCTTTGATTCCTCTTCATAAGCCAAAATGTGTATCTATGTACCATCAGCAACTTTCATATTGCATTACTCAGTTTGTGGAGAAGGATGCCAAGCTGGCTGACACTGTGATTCGAGGTCTTTTAAAGTACTGGCCCATAACTAATAGTTCCAAAGAGGTTATGTTCCTTGGTGAATTGGAGGAAGTTCTTGAAGCCACACAGGGACCAGAGTTCCAGCGCTGCATGGTCCCTCTATTTCGTCAAATTGGTCGCTGCCTCAACAGTTCACATTTTCAG GTATCTGAACGTGCATTGTTCTTGTGGAACAACGATCACATAAGAAATTTAATCACACAGAACCGTAATGTGATTCTGCCTATAATTTACCCAGCTTTGGAGAGAAATACACGTGGTCACTGGAACCAAGCTGTTCAGAGTTTGACATTGAATGTGagcaaaatattttcagatgcaGATCCAACACTCTTTGATGAGTGCTCAgtgaaatatgaagaagatgaagtcaAGGAGAGGGAGACACAGGAGAAGCGAGAATCAACCTGGAAGCGCTTGGAAGATGTGGCAGCCTCTAAGGCTGTAAGCAATGAGGCTGTCCTTGTCTCAAGATTTGTCTCTTCCATTGCCATTGCTACCACCACAAAGCCTTGGGCTACTGCAGGTAATTGA